From the Xiphophorus maculatus strain JP 163 A chromosome 20, X_maculatus-5.0-male, whole genome shotgun sequence genome, one window contains:
- the wdr1 gene encoding WD repeat-containing protein 1, with amino-acid sequence MPFELKHVFASLPQMERGVAKVIGGDPKGNNFLYTNGKCVVIRNIENPAIADIYTEHAHQVTVAKYAPSGFYIASGDVSGKIRIWDTTQKEHMLKYEYTPISGKVKDIAWTEDSKRIAVVGDGREKFGAVFLWDSGSSVGEVSGHAKLINSVDIRQKRPYRLATASDDTCASFFEGPPFKFKFTLRDHSQFVNCIRFSPDGSRLVTAGADGQIFVYDGTTGERVSSLGGEKAHKGGIYALSWSPDSSQLISASGDKTVKLWDVGAGTAVTTFNMGSDVSDQQLGCLWQNNHLLSISLSGYINYLDKNNPDRPIRTIKGHTKSIQCLTVHKGDGRSYIYSGSHDGHINYWDAETGENDSFSGKGHSNQVSKMQVDEANDLVTCSMDDTLRYTSLSKKEYSASDVVKMDSQPKSVSVSGGFTLAVCIGQLVLLKDKKKVFTLDNLGYEAEVGVIHPGGTTAAVGGNDGKVHLYSIQGNTLKDEGKTLENKGSITDMAYSSDGAYLAVIDDKKVATAYSVADGYSVKNEFYGHHAKPVSLAWSPDNEHFATGGMDMMVYIWTVGDADTRIKLPDAHRLHHVSSLAWIDAHTLVTTSHDATVKQWTIKY; translated from the exons ATGCCGTTTGAACTGA agcaTGTTTTTGCCAGCCTCCCCCAGATGGAGAGGGGAGTTGCGAAAGTAATTGGTGGCGATCCCAAAGGAAACAACTTCCTCTACACCAACGGCAAGTGTGTCGTCATACGAAACATCGAG aatCCAGCAATTGCGGACATTTACACTGAGCATGCTCATCAAGTTACTGTCGCCAAGTACGCCCCCAGTGGCTTCTACATTGCATCTGGAG ATGTATCAGGGAAGATCCGTATCTGGGACACCACCCAGAAGGAACACATGCTCAAGTACGAGTACACCCCCATTTCAGGGAAAGTCAAGGACATCGCCTGGACAGAGGACAGCAAGAGGATTGCGGTTGTAGGCGACGGACGAGAGAA GTTTGGTGCAGTGTTCTTGTGGGACTCGGGCTCATCAGTGGGAGAGGTTTCTGGCCATGCAAAATTAATCAACAGTGTAGACATAAGACAGAAACGCCCATACCGCCTTGCCACTGCCAGCGACGACACCTGCGCCTCTTTCTTTGAGGGACCTCCCTTCAAGTTTAAATTCACGCTAagg GACCACAGCCAGTTCGTCAACTGCATTCGTTTCTCTCCAGATGGAAGTCGACTAGTCACAGCTGGAGCTGATGGCCAG ATATTCGTCTACGATGGAACAACTGGTGAACGGGTCAGCTCACTGGGTGGAGAGAAGGCTCACAAAGGAGGAATCTACGCT CTCAGCTGGAGCCCTGACAGCTCCCAGCTGATCTCTGCCTCAGGGGATAAAACCGTGAAGCTCTGGGACGTTGGCGCAGGCACGGCCGTCACCACCTTCAATATGGGCTCCGATGTGAGCGACCAGCAGCTGGGCTGCTTGTGGCAGAATAACCACCTCCTCAGCATCTCTCTGTCAGGATACATCAACTACCTGGACAAGAACAACCCTGACCGGCCCATTCGCACCATCAAG GGTCACACAAAGTCCATCCAGTGTCTGACGGTTCATAAAGGCGATGGTCGATCATACATCTACTCTGGGAGTCATGATGGACACATCA ATTACTGGGATGCAGAAACTGGTGAGAATGACAGTTTCTCAGGGAAAGGCCACAGTAACCAGGTGAGCAAGATGCAGGTGGATGAAGCCAATGACCTGGTGACGTGCAGCATGGATGATACGCTCCGCTACACAAGCCTCAGCAAGAAAGAGTACAG TGCCTCTGATGTGGTGAAGATGGACTCCCAGCCTAAAAGTGTCTCCGTATCAGGAGGGTTCACTCTGGCTGTGTGCATCGGTCAG CTGGTCTTGCTGAAGGACAAGAAGAAAGTCTTCACATTGGACAATCTTGGCTATGAAGCAGAGGTTGGGGTCATCCATCCTGGTGGCACCACTGCTGCTGTTGGTGGAAAT GATGGAAAAGTCCACCTCTACTCAATTCAAGGCAACACTCTGAAGGACGAGGGTAAAACTCTTGAGAATAAAGGGTCCATAACCGACATGGCCTACTCCAGTGACGGAGCCTACTTGGCTGTCATCGACGATAAGAAGGTCGCTACGGCCTACTCTGTGGCAGACGGCTACTCG gtaaaaaatgagttttatggGCATCATGCCAAACCAGTGAGTCTGGCCTGGTCACCTGACAATGAGCACTTTGCAACCGGTGGGATGGACATGATGGTTTACATCTGGACAGTTGGTGATGCAGACACAAGGATCAAACTTCCCG ATGCTCACCGCTTGCACCATGTCAGCAGCCTGGCCTGGATCGACGCTCACACTCTAGTCACCACCTCCCATGATGCCACTGTCAAGCAGTGGACAATTAAATACTGA
- the idh3b gene encoding isocitrate dehydrogenase [NAD] subunit beta, mitochondrial isoform X2: MAAALRGTALALAKGLGGARLHQLVSRPLSVSASLCGSEAPPARADSTFKVTMIPGDGVGPELMTAVKDVFKAGDIPVEFDEFYISEVQNRASDERLEKLLDSMKSNRVAIKGKIHSPMENKGELESFEMKLRRTLDLFANVVRVSSLPGYSTRHNNLDLVIIREQTEGEYSSLEHESVPGVIECLKIITREKSRRIAKFAFDYATKTGRSKVTAVHKANIMKLGDGLFLQSCAEVAELYPKIKHENIIIDNCCMQLVQNPYQFDVLVMPNLYGNIIDNLAAGLVGGAGVVPGESYSAEYAVFETGARHPFAQAVGRNIANPTAMLLSAANMLRHLNLEYHSQMVSEAVKKVIKQGKVRTGDLGGYSTCDEFTRAVIANLPVIAL; this comes from the exons ATGGCGGCCGCCTTGAGAGGAACGGCATTAGCGCTGGCCAAG GGCCTGGGAGGCGCCCGCTTGCATCAGCTGGTCTCTAGACCTTTAAGTGTTTCTGCAAGTCTTTGTGGATCCGAAGCCCCACCTGCCCGTGCTGATAGTACCTTCAAAGTCACTATGATTCCAGGTGATGGAGTGGGACCTGAGCTGATGACTGCAGTCAAGGATGTCTTTAAG GCAGGCGACATCCCTGTTGAATTCGATGAGTTCTATATCAGTGAAGTGCAGAACAGGGCGTCTGACGAAAGACTAGAGAAATTATTGGACTCGATGAAAAGCAATAGAGTGGCTATTAAAG GAAAGATTCACTCACCAATGGAGAACAAAGGGGAGTTGGAGTCTTTTGAAATGAAACTAAG GCGCACACTGGACCTGTTTGCTAACGTGGTCCGTGTGAGCAGCCTGCCCGGCTACAGCACTCGCCATAACAACCTGGACCTCGTCATCATTCGCGAGCAGACCGAGGGGGAGTACAGCTCCCTGGAGCACGAG AGTGTGCCCGGTGTGATCGAATGTTTGAAGATCATCACCAGAGAGAAGTCACGACGCATCGCCAAGTTTGCCTTTGACTACGCCACTAAGACAGGTCGAAGCAAGGTCACAGCAGTTCACAAAGCGAACATCAT GAAACTAGGCGATGGGCTGTTTCTGCAGAGTTGTGCAGAGGTGGCGGAACTTTACCCCAAAATCAAACATGAGAACATAATCATCGATAACTGTTGCATGCAG CTGGTTCAGAACCCCTACCAGTTTGACGTACTGGTCATGCCCAACCTGTATGGAAATATCATCGATAACTTGGCAGCAGGACTGGTTGGAGGAGCCGGAGTCGTTCCAGGGGAAAGTTACAGTGCAGAATATGCTGTTTTTGAAACT ggAGCTCGCCACCCCTTTGCGCAAGCAGTGGGCAGGAACATCGCCAACCCCACAGCAATGCTCCTCAGTGCTGCTAACATGCTGAGGCACCTCAA TCTGGAGTACCACTCCCAAATGGTGTCAGAAGCTGTCAAGAAAGTCATCAAACAGGGAAAG
- the idh3b gene encoding isocitrate dehydrogenase [NAD] subunit beta, mitochondrial isoform X1 produces MAAALRGTALALAKGLGGARLHQLVSRPLSVSASLCGSEAPPARADSTFKVTMIPGDGVGPELMTAVKDVFKAGDIPVEFDEFYISEVQNRASDERLEKLLDSMKSNRVAIKGKIHSPMENKGELESFEMKLRRTLDLFANVVRVSSLPGYSTRHNNLDLVIIREQTEGEYSSLEHESVPGVIECLKIITREKSRRIAKFAFDYATKTGRSKVTAVHKANIMKLGDGLFLQSCAEVAELYPKIKHENIIIDNCCMQLVQNPYQFDVLVMPNLYGNIIDNLAAGLVGGAGVVPGESYSAEYAVFETGARHPFAQAVGRNIANPTAMLLSAANMLRHLNLEYHSQMVSEAVKKVIKQGKVRTRDLGGYSTTGDFVQAVVENLRHPPT; encoded by the exons ATGGCGGCCGCCTTGAGAGGAACGGCATTAGCGCTGGCCAAG GGCCTGGGAGGCGCCCGCTTGCATCAGCTGGTCTCTAGACCTTTAAGTGTTTCTGCAAGTCTTTGTGGATCCGAAGCCCCACCTGCCCGTGCTGATAGTACCTTCAAAGTCACTATGATTCCAGGTGATGGAGTGGGACCTGAGCTGATGACTGCAGTCAAGGATGTCTTTAAG GCAGGCGACATCCCTGTTGAATTCGATGAGTTCTATATCAGTGAAGTGCAGAACAGGGCGTCTGACGAAAGACTAGAGAAATTATTGGACTCGATGAAAAGCAATAGAGTGGCTATTAAAG GAAAGATTCACTCACCAATGGAGAACAAAGGGGAGTTGGAGTCTTTTGAAATGAAACTAAG GCGCACACTGGACCTGTTTGCTAACGTGGTCCGTGTGAGCAGCCTGCCCGGCTACAGCACTCGCCATAACAACCTGGACCTCGTCATCATTCGCGAGCAGACCGAGGGGGAGTACAGCTCCCTGGAGCACGAG AGTGTGCCCGGTGTGATCGAATGTTTGAAGATCATCACCAGAGAGAAGTCACGACGCATCGCCAAGTTTGCCTTTGACTACGCCACTAAGACAGGTCGAAGCAAGGTCACAGCAGTTCACAAAGCGAACATCAT GAAACTAGGCGATGGGCTGTTTCTGCAGAGTTGTGCAGAGGTGGCGGAACTTTACCCCAAAATCAAACATGAGAACATAATCATCGATAACTGTTGCATGCAG CTGGTTCAGAACCCCTACCAGTTTGACGTACTGGTCATGCCCAACCTGTATGGAAATATCATCGATAACTTGGCAGCAGGACTGGTTGGAGGAGCCGGAGTCGTTCCAGGGGAAAGTTACAGTGCAGAATATGCTGTTTTTGAAACT ggAGCTCGCCACCCCTTTGCGCAAGCAGTGGGCAGGAACATCGCCAACCCCACAGCAATGCTCCTCAGTGCTGCTAACATGCTGAGGCACCTCAA TCTGGAGTACCACTCCCAAATGGTGTCAGAAGCTGTCAAGAAAGTCATCAAACAGGGAAAG GTTCGAACACGAGACCTTGGCGGGTACTCTACCACTGGCGACTTTGTGCAAGCAGTAGTGGAGAACCTGCGACACCCACCCACCTAA